A region of Arabidopsis thaliana chromosome 5, partial sequence DNA encodes the following proteins:
- the NRPB6A gene encoding RNA polymerase Rpb6 (NRPB6A; FUNCTIONS IN: DNA-directed RNA polymerase activity, DNA binding; INVOLVED IN: transcription, DNA-dependent; LOCATED IN: DNA-directed RNA polymerase V complex, DNA-directed RNA polymerase II, core complex, DNA-directed RNA polymerase IV complex; EXPRESSED IN: 24 plant structures; EXPRESSED DURING: 15 growth stages; CONTAINS InterPro DOMAIN/s: DNA-directed RNA polymerase, 14-18kDa subunit, conserved site (InterPro:IPR020708), RNA polymerase subunit, RPB6/omega (InterPro:IPR012293), RNA polymerase Rpb6 (InterPro:IPR006110), DNA-directed RNA polymerase, 14-18kDa subunit (InterPro:IPR006111); BEST Arabidopsis thaliana protein match is: RNA polymerase Rpb6 (TAIR:AT2G04630.1); Has 907 Blast hits to 906 proteins in 313 species: Archae - 223; Bacteria - 0; Metazoa - 99; Fungi - 194; Plants - 79; Viruses - 16; Other Eukaryotes - 296 (source: NCBI BLink).): protein MADEDYNDVDDLGYEDEPAEPEIEEGVEEDVEMKENDDVNGEPIEAEDKVETEPVQRPRKTSKFMTKYERARILGTRALQISMNAPVMVELEGETDPLEIAMKELRQRKIPFTIRRYLPDGSFEEWGVDELIVEDSWKRQVGGD from the exons ATGGCTGACGAAGATTACAACGACGTCGATGACTTGGG ATATGAGGATGAGCCAGCAGAGCCTGAGATTGAA GAAGGAGTAGAGGAAGATGTTGAAATGAAGGAGAATGATGATGTCAATGGTGAGCCTATTGAAGCTGAAGATAAAGTCGAAACAGAACCTGTGCAACGTCCACGCAAAACGTCAAAGTTTATGACCAAGTATGAGCGTGCTCGTATCCTCGGCACTCGCGCTTTGCAGATTAG CATGAATGCTCCTGTCATGGTTGAGCTAGAGGGTGAGACTGATCCACTTGAG ATTGCGATGAAGGAGCTTAGGCAGCGGAAGATACCATTCACTATTAGACGCTATCTACCTGATGGGAG TTTCGAGGAATGGGGAGTTGATGAACTGATCGTGGAAGACTCATGGAAACGTCAAGTTGGTGGTGATTGA
- a CDS encoding Glucose-methanol-choline (GMC) oxidoreductase family protein, which produces MGLQILWLFRKIFIITYIFHASCSPDKAGYYSFMKDATLAPMFARFDYIIIGGGTSGCALAATLSQNASVLVLERGGAPYDNPTATDIENFATTLSNTSPKSWSQLFISEDGVYNTRARVLGGGSVLNAGFYTRAGDEYVKETEWKTDEVEAAYEWVEKKVAFQPPVLGWQTAFKDGLLEAGEFPYNGFTYDHIYGTKIGGTIFDRAGHRHTAADLLEYANPGNIVVYLHASVHKILFTTKGRPRPKAYGVIFQDANGVLHKAELEKNSMNEVILSAGAIGSPQLLMLSGIGPAAHLAAHGIKPLVLDHPMVGQGMGDNPMNAIFIPSPTPVEVSLIQVVGITKFESYIEGASGVIFSYSWTRRFFDGVLNYLNETSRTTSTTSPTLSTQSITDFFNPINPLLNATTRAGLILQKIAGPISRGHLELRNTNPDDNPSVRFNYYQEPEDLQICVEGINTIIKVINSKAFSKFKYPDATIHGLLDLMLSVPTNLRPRHITSMFNLRQFCIDTVMTIWHYHGGCQVGRVVDKNYRVLGIDSLRVIDGSTFLKSPGTNPQATVMMLGRYMGQRILQEREIYNKPDKEA; this is translated from the exons ATGGGTTTACAAATATTATGGTTATTTCGCAAAATATTCATCATCACATACATCTTCCATGCCTCGTGTTCTCCAGATAAAG CTGGCTATTACAGTTTTATGAAAGATGCAACATTAGCACCAATGTTCGCTCGGTTTGATTACATAATCATCGGAGGAGGGACTTCGGGTTGCGCGTTAGCCGCGACGCTATCTCAAAACGCTAGCGTTTTGGTTCTTGAACGCGGTGGTGCTCCCTACGACAATCCTACGGCAACAGATATCGAAAACTTTGCCACCACACTCTCAAACACATCACCGAAATCTTGGTCGCAACTTTTTATCTCCGAGGACGGCGTTTACAACACTCGTGCACGCGTCCTCGGTGGTGGCTCCGTGTTAAACGCCGGGTTCTACACACGTGCGGGAGATGAGTACGTGAAGGAGACTGAGTGGAAGACTGATGAAGTGGAAGCTGCTTACGAGTGGGTCGAGAAGAAAGTGGCGTTTCAACCGCCGGTTCTGGGATGGCAAACGGCGTTTAAAGATGGGCTTTTGGAGGCTGGTGAGTTTCCTTACAATGGTTTCACGTATGATCATATCTATGGGACTAAGATCGGTGGTACGATCTTTGACCGTGCTGGTCATAGACACACGGCCGCTGATTTGTTGGAATATGCTAATCCGGGCAACATTGTTGTCTACTTGCATGCCTCTGTTCACAAGATCCTCTTCACCACCAAAG GAAGGCCAAGGCCAAAAGCATACGGAGTGATATTTCAAGACGCGAACGGAGTGTTACACAAGGCAGAGTTAGAGAAGAATTCAATGAACGAGGTGATTTTGTCCGCGGGGGCGATTGGGAGCCCGCAATTGTTGATGCTGAGCGGCATAGGTCCCGCAGCTCATCTCGCGGCTCACGGGATTAAACCGTTGGTCTTAGATCATCCGATGGTAGGGCAAGGTATGGGAGATAATCCCATGAATGCCATATTTATTCCTTCTCCTACGCCCGTGGAGGTTTCTCTAATACAAGTCGTTGGAATCACAAAGTTTGAAAGTTACATAGAAGGAGCAAGTGGTGTAATCTTCTCATATAGTTGGACTCGTAGATTTTTCGATGGTGTTTTGAATTATCTCAACGAG ACAAGCCGTACTACTAGTACTACATCTCCAACACTGTCGACCCAATCCATCACAGATTTTTTCAATCCCATCAATCCTCTATTGAATGCTACCACGAGAGCCGGTTTGATCCTCCAGAAAATCGCGGGACCGATCTCGAGAGGTCATTTAGAGCTTAGGAACACAAACCCGGATGATAATCCTTCAGTAAGGTTCAACTATTATCAAGAGCCAGAGGATCTACAGATATGTGTTGAAGGGATCAACACCATTATTAAAGTGATCAACTCCAAGGCATTCTCCAAATTCAAGTACCCGGACGCGACCATACATGGACTACTCGATCTAATGCTAAGCGTTCCTACCAATCTGAGGCCGCGGCATATAACCTCGATGTTCAATTTAAGGCAGTTTTGCATTGACACTGTGATGACAATTTGGCACTACCATGGAGGTTGCCAAGTTGGAAGAGTGGTTGACAAGAATTACAGAGTCTTAGGCATTGATTCCTTAAGGGTCATCGATGGATCCACATTTCTCAAGTCTCCGGGGACTAATCCTCAAGCTACTGTTATGATGCTCGGAAG GTATATGGGCCAAAGGATTCTTCAAGAGAGGGAGATATACAACAAACCGGATAAAGAAGCGTGA
- a CDS encoding Glucose-methanol-choline (GMC) oxidoreductase family protein (Glucose-methanol-choline (GMC) oxidoreductase family protein; FUNCTIONS IN: aldehyde-lyase activity, oxidoreductase activity, acting on CH-OH group of donors, FAD binding; INVOLVED IN: response to salt stress; LOCATED IN: endomembrane system; EXPRESSED IN: 11 plant structures; EXPRESSED DURING: 4 anthesis, C globular stage, F mature embryo stage, petal differentiation and expansion stage, E expanded cotyledon stage; CONTAINS InterPro DOMAIN/s: Glucose-methanol-choline oxidoreductase, N-terminal (InterPro:IPR000172), Glucose-methanol-choline oxidoreductase (InterPro:IPR012132), Glucose-methanol-choline oxidoreductase, C-terminal (InterPro:IPR007867); BEST Arabidopsis thaliana protein match is: Glucose-methanol-choline (GMC) oxidoreductase family protein (TAIR:AT3G56060.1); Has 30201 Blast hits to 17322 proteins in 780 species: Archae - 12; Bacteria - 1396; Metazoa - 17338; Fungi - 3422; Plants - 5037; Viruses - 0; Other Eukaryotes - 2996 (source: NCBI BLink).), which translates to MKDATLAPMFARFDYIIIGGGTSGCALAATLSQNASVLVLERGGAPYDNPTATDIENFATTLSNTSPKSWSQLFISEDGVYNTRARVLGGGSVLNAGFYTRAGDEYVKETEWKTDEVEAAYEWVEKKVAFQPPVLGWQTAFKDGLLEAGEFPYNGFTYDHIYGTKIGGTIFDRAGHRHTAADLLEYANPGNIVVYLHASVHKILFTTKGRPRPKAYGVIFQDANGVLHKAELEKNSMNEVILSAGAIGSPQLLMLSGIGPAAHLAAHGIKPLVLDHPMVGQGMGDNPMNAIFIPSPTPVEVSLIQVVGITKFESYIEGASGVIFSYSWTRRFFDGVLNYLNETSRTTSTTSPTLSTQSITDFFNPINPLLNATTRAGLILQKIAGPISRGHLELRNTNPDDNPSVRFNYYQEPEDLQICVEGINTIIKVINSKAFSKFKYPDATIHGLLDLMLSVPTNLRPRHITSMFNLRQFCIDTVMTIWHYHGGCQVGRVVDKNYRVLGIDSLRVIDGSTFLKSPGTNPQATVMMLGRYMGQRILQEREIYNKPDKEA; encoded by the exons ATGAAAGATGCAACATTAGCACCAATGTTCGCTCGGTTTGATTACATAATCATCGGAGGAGGGACTTCGGGTTGCGCGTTAGCCGCGACGCTATCTCAAAACGCTAGCGTTTTGGTTCTTGAACGCGGTGGTGCTCCCTACGACAATCCTACGGCAACAGATATCGAAAACTTTGCCACCACACTCTCAAACACATCACCGAAATCTTGGTCGCAACTTTTTATCTCCGAGGACGGCGTTTACAACACTCGTGCACGCGTCCTCGGTGGTGGCTCCGTGTTAAACGCCGGGTTCTACACACGTGCGGGAGATGAGTACGTGAAGGAGACTGAGTGGAAGACTGATGAAGTGGAAGCTGCTTACGAGTGGGTCGAGAAGAAAGTGGCGTTTCAACCGCCGGTTCTGGGATGGCAAACGGCGTTTAAAGATGGGCTTTTGGAGGCTGGTGAGTTTCCTTACAATGGTTTCACGTATGATCATATCTATGGGACTAAGATCGGTGGTACGATCTTTGACCGTGCTGGTCATAGACACACGGCCGCTGATTTGTTGGAATATGCTAATCCGGGCAACATTGTTGTCTACTTGCATGCCTCTGTTCACAAGATCCTCTTCACCACCAAAG GAAGGCCAAGGCCAAAAGCATACGGAGTGATATTTCAAGACGCGAACGGAGTGTTACACAAGGCAGAGTTAGAGAAGAATTCAATGAACGAGGTGATTTTGTCCGCGGGGGCGATTGGGAGCCCGCAATTGTTGATGCTGAGCGGCATAGGTCCCGCAGCTCATCTCGCGGCTCACGGGATTAAACCGTTGGTCTTAGATCATCCGATGGTAGGGCAAGGTATGGGAGATAATCCCATGAATGCCATATTTATTCCTTCTCCTACGCCCGTGGAGGTTTCTCTAATACAAGTCGTTGGAATCACAAAGTTTGAAAGTTACATAGAAGGAGCAAGTGGTGTAATCTTCTCATATAGTTGGACTCGTAGATTTTTCGATGGTGTTTTGAATTATCTCAACGAG ACAAGCCGTACTACTAGTACTACATCTCCAACACTGTCGACCCAATCCATCACAGATTTTTTCAATCCCATCAATCCTCTATTGAATGCTACCACGAGAGCCGGTTTGATCCTCCAGAAAATCGCGGGACCGATCTCGAGAGGTCATTTAGAGCTTAGGAACACAAACCCGGATGATAATCCTTCAGTAAGGTTCAACTATTATCAAGAGCCAGAGGATCTACAGATATGTGTTGAAGGGATCAACACCATTATTAAAGTGATCAACTCCAAGGCATTCTCCAAATTCAAGTACCCGGACGCGACCATACATGGACTACTCGATCTAATGCTAAGCGTTCCTACCAATCTGAGGCCGCGGCATATAACCTCGATGTTCAATTTAAGGCAGTTTTGCATTGACACTGTGATGACAATTTGGCACTACCATGGAGGTTGCCAAGTTGGAAGAGTGGTTGACAAGAATTACAGAGTCTTAGGCATTGATTCCTTAAGGGTCATCGATGGATCCACATTTCTCAAGTCTCCGGGGACTAATCCTCAAGCTACTGTTATGATGCTCGGAAG GTATATGGGCCAAAGGATTCTTCAAGAGAGGGAGATATACAACAAACCGGATAAAGAAGCGTGA
- a CDS encoding Glucose-methanol-choline (GMC) oxidoreductase family protein (Glucose-methanol-choline (GMC) oxidoreductase family protein; FUNCTIONS IN: aldehyde-lyase activity, oxidoreductase activity, acting on CH-OH group of donors, FAD binding; INVOLVED IN: response to salt stress; LOCATED IN: endomembrane system; EXPRESSED IN: 11 plant structures; EXPRESSED DURING: 4 anthesis, C globular stage, F mature embryo stage, petal differentiation and expansion stage, E expanded cotyledon stage; CONTAINS InterPro DOMAIN/s: Glucose-methanol-choline oxidoreductase, N-terminal (InterPro:IPR000172), Glucose-methanol-choline oxidoreductase (InterPro:IPR012132), Glucose-methanol-choline oxidoreductase, C-terminal (InterPro:IPR007867); BEST Arabidopsis thaliana protein match is: Glucose-methanol-choline (GMC) oxidoreductase family protein (TAIR:AT3G56060.1); Has 10743 Blast hits to 10416 proteins in 1097 species: Archae - 4; Bacteria - 3990; Metazoa - 824; Fungi - 1486; Plants - 311; Viruses - 15; Other Eukaryotes - 4113 (source: NCBI BLink).), whose protein sequence is MGLQILWLFRKIFIITYIFHASCSPDKAGYYSFMKDATLAPMFARFDYIIIGGGTSGCALAATLSQNASVLVLERGGAPYDNPTATDIENFATTLSNTSPKSWSQLFISEDGVYNTRARVLGGGSVLNAGFYTRAGDEYVKETEWKTDEVEAAYEWVEKKVAFQPPVLGWQTAFKDGLLEAGEFPYNGFTYDHIYGTKIGGTIFDRAGHRHTAADLLEYANPGNIVVYLHASVHKILFTTKGRPRPKAYGVIFQDANGVLHKAELEKNSMNEVILSAGAIGSPQLLMLSGIGPAAHLAAHGIKPLVLDHPMVGQGMGDNPMNAIFIPSPTPVEVSLIQVVGITKFESYIEGASGVIFSYSWTRRFFDGVLNYLNEMQTSRTTSTTSPTLSTQSITDFFNPINPLLNATTRAGLILQKIAGPISRGHLELRNTNPDDNPSVRFNYYQEPEDLQICVEGINTIIKVINSKAFSKFKYPDATIHGLLDLMLSVPTNLRPRHITSMFNLRQFCIDTVMTIWHYHGGCQVGRVVDKNYRVLGIDSLRVIDGSTFLKSPGTNPQATVMMLGRYMGQRILQEREIYNKPDKEA, encoded by the exons ATGGGTTTACAAATATTATGGTTATTTCGCAAAATATTCATCATCACATACATCTTCCATGCCTCGTGTTCTCCAGATAAAG CTGGCTATTACAGTTTTATGAAAGATGCAACATTAGCACCAATGTTCGCTCGGTTTGATTACATAATCATCGGAGGAGGGACTTCGGGTTGCGCGTTAGCCGCGACGCTATCTCAAAACGCTAGCGTTTTGGTTCTTGAACGCGGTGGTGCTCCCTACGACAATCCTACGGCAACAGATATCGAAAACTTTGCCACCACACTCTCAAACACATCACCGAAATCTTGGTCGCAACTTTTTATCTCCGAGGACGGCGTTTACAACACTCGTGCACGCGTCCTCGGTGGTGGCTCCGTGTTAAACGCCGGGTTCTACACACGTGCGGGAGATGAGTACGTGAAGGAGACTGAGTGGAAGACTGATGAAGTGGAAGCTGCTTACGAGTGGGTCGAGAAGAAAGTGGCGTTTCAACCGCCGGTTCTGGGATGGCAAACGGCGTTTAAAGATGGGCTTTTGGAGGCTGGTGAGTTTCCTTACAATGGTTTCACGTATGATCATATCTATGGGACTAAGATCGGTGGTACGATCTTTGACCGTGCTGGTCATAGACACACGGCCGCTGATTTGTTGGAATATGCTAATCCGGGCAACATTGTTGTCTACTTGCATGCCTCTGTTCACAAGATCCTCTTCACCACCAAAG GAAGGCCAAGGCCAAAAGCATACGGAGTGATATTTCAAGACGCGAACGGAGTGTTACACAAGGCAGAGTTAGAGAAGAATTCAATGAACGAGGTGATTTTGTCCGCGGGGGCGATTGGGAGCCCGCAATTGTTGATGCTGAGCGGCATAGGTCCCGCAGCTCATCTCGCGGCTCACGGGATTAAACCGTTGGTCTTAGATCATCCGATGGTAGGGCAAGGTATGGGAGATAATCCCATGAATGCCATATTTATTCCTTCTCCTACGCCCGTGGAGGTTTCTCTAATACAAGTCGTTGGAATCACAAAGTTTGAAAGTTACATAGAAGGAGCAAGTGGTGTAATCTTCTCATATAGTTGGACTCGTAGATTTTTCGATGGTGTTTTGAATTATCTCAACGAG ATGCAGACAAGCCGTACTACTAGTACTACATCTCCAACACTGTCGACCCAATCCATCACAGATTTTTTCAATCCCATCAATCCTCTATTGAATGCTACCACGAGAGCCGGTTTGATCCTCCAGAAAATCGCGGGACCGATCTCGAGAGGTCATTTAGAGCTTAGGAACACAAACCCGGATGATAATCCTTCAGTAAGGTTCAACTATTATCAAGAGCCAGAGGATCTACAGATATGTGTTGAAGGGATCAACACCATTATTAAAGTGATCAACTCCAAGGCATTCTCCAAATTCAAGTACCCGGACGCGACCATACATGGACTACTCGATCTAATGCTAAGCGTTCCTACCAATCTGAGGCCGCGGCATATAACCTCGATGTTCAATTTAAGGCAGTTTTGCATTGACACTGTGATGACAATTTGGCACTACCATGGAGGTTGCCAAGTTGGAAGAGTGGTTGACAAGAATTACAGAGTCTTAGGCATTGATTCCTTAAGGGTCATCGATGGATCCACATTTCTCAAGTCTCCGGGGACTAATCCTCAAGCTACTGTTATGATGCTCGGAAG GTATATGGGCCAAAGGATTCTTCAAGAGAGGGAGATATACAACAAACCGGATAAAGAAGCGTGA
- a CDS encoding complex 1 protein, LYR family protein: MSGEVVLAARVYRDLLKAVVKHVGKEDHKSHFLDFVKQEFRKNANSEKINLARNYTYLLNSIHSHKDLLFSYNIAVDRTEEMKRVLNKSAASVGLRLPEVYEP, from the exons atgagtggTGAAGTTGTTTTAGCTGCTAGAGTTTATCGTGACCTTCTCAAAGCAGTGGTGAAACATGTTGGTAAAGAAGATCACAAGTCTCATTTCTTAGACTTTGTTAAGCAAGAATTTCGAAAGAATGCAAACTCAGAGAAAATAAACCTTGCTCGAAATTACACATATCTTCTCAATAGCATTCACTCTCACAAG GATCTGCTGTTCTCATACAACATTGCGGTTGATAGAACTGAAGAAATGAAACGAGTGCTTAATAAATCTGCAGCCAGTGTAGGGCTTCGTCTTCCTGAAGTTTACGAGCCTTGA
- a CDS encoding GroES-like zinc-binding alcohol dehydrogenase family protein (GroES-like zinc-binding alcohol dehydrogenase family protein; FUNCTIONS IN: oxidoreductase activity, zinc ion binding; INVOLVED IN: oxidation reduction; EXPRESSED IN: 24 plant structures; EXPRESSED DURING: 15 growth stages; CONTAINS InterPro DOMAIN/s: GroES-like (InterPro:IPR011032), Alcohol dehydrogenase GroES-like (InterPro:IPR013154), Alcohol dehydrogenase, zinc-containing, conserved site (InterPro:IPR002328), Alcohol dehydrogenase, C-terminal (InterPro:IPR013149), Alcohol dehydrogenase superfamily, zinc-containing (InterPro:IPR002085); BEST Arabidopsis thaliana protein match is: GroES-like zinc-binding alcohol dehydrogenase family protein (TAIR:AT5G63620.1); Has 35333 Blast hits to 34131 proteins in 2444 species: Archae - 798; Bacteria - 22429; Metazoa - 974; Fungi - 991; Plants - 531; Viruses - 0; Other Eukaryotes - 9610 (source: NCBI BLink).): MGKGGMSQGEGSKVEEENMAAWLVGINTLKIQPFLLPSVGPHDVRVRMKAVGICGSDVHYLKTMRCADFVVKEPMVIGHECAGIIEEVGEEVKHLVVGDRVALEPGISCWRCNLCREGRYNLCPEMKFFATPPVHGSLANQVVHPADLCFKLPENVSLEEGAMCEPLSVGVHACRRAEVGPETNVLVMGAGPIGLVTMLAARAFSVPRIVIVDVDENRLAVAKQLGADEIVQVTTNLEDVGSEVEQIQKAMGSNIDVTFDCAGFNKTMSTALAATRCGGKVCLVGMGHGIMTVPLTPAAAREVDVVGVFRYKNTWPLCLEFLTSGKIDVKPLITHRFGFSQKEVEDAFETSARGSNAIKVMFNL; the protein is encoded by the exons ATGGGGAAAGGAGGGATGTCTCAAGGAGAAGGCTcaaaggttgaagaagaaaacatggCTGCTTGGTTGGTTGGTATCAATACCCTCAAGATCcaaccttttcttcttccttccgtTG GTCCTCATGATGTGAGAGTTAGGATGAAAGCTGTTGGTATTTGTGGAAGTGATGTTCATTACCTTAAG ACCATGAGATGTGCGGATTTTGTGGTGAAAGAGCCGATGGTGATTGGACATGAATGTGCTGGGATCATTGAAGAAGTAGGTGAAGAAGTGAAACATTTAGTGGTTGGTGACCGTGTAGCTCTTGAACCTGGGATTAGTTGTTGGAGATGCAATCTCTGCAGGGAAGGACGATACAACCTTTGTCCAGAAATGAAGTTCTTTGCAACTCCACCGGTTCATGGCTCTTTAGCTAACCAAGTGGTACACCCTGCGGACCTATGCTTCAAATTGCCTGAGAATGTGAGTTTGGAGGAAGGAGCAATGTGTGAACCACTTAGTGTTGGTGTCCATGCTTGTCGCCGAGCTGAGGTTGGTCCTGAAACAAACGTTTTGGTAATGGGAGCTGGACCTATTGGCCTTGTTACAATGTTGGCTGCTCGGGCTTTCAGTGTGCCTAGAATTGTTATTGTGGATGTTGATGAGAACCGTTTAGCCGTAGCAAAACAGCTCGGCGCAGATGAGATTGTACAAGTGACAACAAACTTAGAG GATGTTGGTTCTGAGGTTGAACAGATTCAGAAAGCTATGGGGTCAAACATCGATGTAACATTCGACTGTGCGGGTTTTAACAAAACCATGTCGACAGCATTAGCAGCCACTCGTTGTGGCGGTAAAGTCTGTCTTGTCGGAATGGGTCACGGTATAATGACTGTCCCTCTCACTCCTGCAGCTGCAAG GGAGGTAGATGTGGTGGGTGTGTTCAGGTACAAGAACACATGGCCATTGTGTCTTGAGTTCCTGACAAGTGGTAAGATTGATGTAAAGCCACTCATAACCCACAGATTCGGTTTCTCTCAAAAGGAAGTGGAAGATGCCTTTGAAACCAGTGCTCGTGGGAGCAATGCCATCAAAGTTATGTTCAATCTCTGA